From one Desulfobacterales bacterium genomic stretch:
- a CDS encoding NAD(P)-dependent oxidoreductase: MKSVMLTGATGFIGSHLAARLLSEKTTTRLFVRRTNNLIRSLENQGARIYIGKAHDHATLQRSLAGVDTVIHCAAATRALTKKDYLAANVDFTRNILCLLNQDQRFIFISSQAAAGPSGPTGPIDEESKPRPCTYYGKSKLLAENQVREWGASHSDNYVILRPCIVYGPRERDLFNYFKMIDNGFDIMFGDRGKEFSMLYVSDLVSAALLAAEGHVAGATFFVANDSGYSWEEIGSRIKAVLNRKKVLRIQLPEYTAYPLALLLDGLSLITRKPALLNRQKIIEMKQTAWLCNNKKIKESLGWAPQVSLGTGLRRTAAWYRQEGWLRS, from the coding sequence TTGAAATCCGTTATGCTGACCGGGGCCACCGGATTTATCGGCTCTCACCTCGCGGCACGACTTCTCAGTGAAAAAACAACCACCCGCCTGTTCGTCAGAAGAACCAACAATCTTATCCGCTCCCTGGAAAACCAGGGTGCCCGGATATATATCGGCAAGGCCCACGACCATGCAACCCTGCAAAGATCACTGGCCGGGGTCGACACCGTAATCCACTGCGCCGCGGCCACCAGAGCCCTGACCAAAAAAGACTATCTTGCGGCAAACGTCGACTTCACCCGGAACATCCTTTGTCTCCTGAACCAGGACCAGCGCTTCATATTCATCAGCTCCCAGGCCGCGGCCGGGCCTTCCGGCCCAACCGGCCCGATTGACGAAGAATCTAAGCCGCGGCCCTGCACCTATTACGGAAAAAGCAAACTATTGGCTGAGAACCAGGTCAGGGAGTGGGGCGCGTCCCATTCGGACAACTATGTTATTCTGCGGCCCTGCATTGTCTACGGACCACGGGAAAGGGACCTGTTCAACTACTTCAAGATGATAGACAACGGTTTCGACATCATGTTCGGCGACCGCGGCAAGGAATTCTCCATGCTCTACGTATCCGATCTTGTCAGTGCCGCATTGCTGGCTGCCGAAGGACACGTTGCCGGTGCAACCTTTTTTGTTGCCAACGACAGCGGGTATTCATGGGAAGAAATCGGCAGCCGGATCAAGGCCGTCCTGAACAGGAAAAAAGTATTGAGGATTCAGCTCCCGGAATACACCGCCTATCCACTGGCACTCCTCTTAGACGGCCTTTCCCTGATAACCAGAAAACCGGCCCTGCTCAACCGGCAGAAAATTATCGAGATGAAGCAGACCGCCTGGTTGTGCAACAACAAGAAGATAAAGGAAAGTCTCGGGTGGGCGCCACAGGTCTCCCTGGGAACGGGCTTGCGCCGGACCGCCGCCTGGTACCGGCAGGAAGGCTGGCTCAGGAGCTGA
- the acpP gene encoding acyl carrier protein translates to MDNFEKKVIEVLADKLDIDSEKITADSLLADDLGLDSLGAVEMLFDLETEYDIEIPNEDAQQFKKTRDIIEYLENKLQKD, encoded by the coding sequence ATGGATAATTTCGAGAAAAAGGTGATTGAGGTACTGGCCGACAAGTTAGACATTGACAGTGAAAAAATCACCGCTGACTCCCTCCTGGCGGACGATCTGGGCCTGGACTCGTTGGGAGCGGTGGAAATGTTGTTTGACCTGGAAACTGAGTATGACATCGAAATCCCGAACGAGGATGCCCAGCAGTTCAAAAAAACCCGGGACATCATCGAATATCTGGAAAACAAACTGCAAAAGGATTGA
- the fabF gene encoding beta-ketoacyl-ACP synthase II has product MTRRRVVITGMGVVAANGIGADDFWQANVAGKSGIDTVSFFDIEKFETKIAGEVKSFDPEKYMPAKVAKRVDRFVHFGLASTQMALADSKLDLDQEDRERIGVIFGSGLGGLLFHEEQLLAGLKRGAHRGNPTSVPRITPNAVSAHIAIQYGLLGPNYVISTACASSSHAIGEAFRKIQHDEADILFTGGAEAPLTRFNFGAYYAMRVMSRRKCLPREASRPFDRQRDGFVMGEGGAMLVIEEMNHALARGAHIYGEIIGYGLSCGAHNMVMPRPDGDDAYRSMLLAMKDAGLSPNDIDYINAHGTSTQANDSIETRAIKKLMGDHSRAVPVSSTKSMIGHAIGAAGAIEAVVCCMALEKQIIPPTINYRFPDPECDLDYVPNQAREASLSTVMSNSFGFGSVNASLLFQRYQ; this is encoded by the coding sequence GTGACACGCAGGCGAGTTGTTATTACCGGAATGGGGGTTGTCGCTGCCAACGGCATTGGAGCTGATGATTTCTGGCAGGCGAATGTCGCGGGTAAATCCGGAATTGATACAGTCTCTTTTTTTGACATTGAAAAGTTCGAGACCAAGATTGCCGGTGAGGTCAAGTCGTTTGATCCTGAAAAATATATGCCGGCAAAGGTTGCCAAACGAGTTGACCGGTTTGTTCATTTCGGCCTGGCATCGACCCAGATGGCCCTGGCGGACAGCAAACTGGATCTTGACCAGGAAGACCGGGAAAGAATCGGGGTCATCTTCGGCTCCGGGCTCGGCGGCCTCCTCTTTCACGAAGAACAGCTCCTGGCCGGGCTCAAAAGAGGGGCCCACCGGGGGAATCCCACTTCCGTGCCCCGCATCACCCCGAACGCGGTTTCCGCGCATATTGCCATCCAGTACGGGCTGTTAGGCCCCAACTATGTTATCTCCACCGCCTGCGCCTCAAGCAGCCATGCCATTGGCGAGGCATTCAGAAAAATTCAGCATGACGAGGCTGATATTCTGTTTACCGGCGGGGCCGAGGCCCCGTTGACCCGGTTTAACTTCGGGGCCTACTATGCCATGCGGGTGATGTCGAGAAGAAAATGCCTTCCCCGTGAAGCAAGCCGGCCCTTTGACCGGCAAAGAGACGGGTTCGTTATGGGAGAAGGCGGCGCCATGCTGGTTATTGAAGAGATGAATCATGCCCTGGCGCGAGGGGCCCACATCTATGGCGAAATTATCGGATACGGCCTGAGCTGCGGGGCACACAACATGGTAATGCCCCGGCCGGACGGCGATGACGCGTATCGTTCCATGCTCCTGGCCATGAAAGATGCCGGTCTGTCGCCGAACGACATTGACTATATCAACGCCCACGGCACCTCCACCCAGGCAAACGACTCCATCGAAACCAGGGCGATCAAAAAGCTCATGGGTGATCACAGCCGGGCCGTGCCTGTCTCATCGACAAAATCCATGATCGGCCATGCCATCGGCGCCGCCGGGGCGATAGAGGCGGTGGTCTGTTGCATGGCCCTTGAGAAACAGATAATTCCGCCGACCATCAATTACCGATTCCCCGACCCGGAGTGTGATCTGGACTATGTTCCCAACCAGGCGAGGGAAGCATCCCTGTCCACGGTGATGTCCAATTCTTTTGGTTTTGGCAGCGTCAACGCCAGCCTGCTCTTTCAAAGGTATCAATAA